The DNA window AACCCCAAAGGTCAATTACCTCTTTCGATTCTAAGGCAGTTTTAATCTTTTTAATATTTCCCTGTGAGCCCAGATTGTAGGTAGATAAGGTTTCTTTTGAGGAGAACTGCTCAACACCGTCCACAAGTGCTTTGAGGAAGTTTACCTGAGTATTTGATAGGTTATCGGTTTCTCTTTGAAATAGAATCGAGCTTTGAAGAAGTAAATCATTTAATGCAAATTCGACTATTTCATCAGTACAGTTTCCATCAGTCTTTTGCCAAACAATATTGGAAAACAATTGAACATAATAAGGATGGTTTTCAGAAATTTGTGCGATTTGTTGTGCAAGTTTTTTGTTAATTCTTTTACCTGTTCTTTTAAATTGAAGAGGAATATATTTAAGCCAGTATTTTTCATCAATTTTGTTTAAAAAGATGGTGTCTCCAAATTTATAGAATGGCATTGATTTGTTTTCAAAGATATCAGTCATCATGTGCCGCTTGCTTCCATATAGACAATAAGTCGTTTCACTTTGGTTTTGCCAGACTGATCTTAATTTTTTTTGAAGAGCCAGGGGTTCGTCAAAGAATGAAATGTTTTGAAACTCATCAATACAAACAACTATTTTAATATTTTTCTTTTTTGCTATTTCTTCGGGCAGATTTAAAATTTCATTAGCAGATTTTTTTAATTGCTTGAAGTCTAATGAAATTGTGAAGTCGTTTTGAGGATCAATCCCAAAACTAAAACGAGGAAATAAGGTTCTTATAAATTGCTTTCCGTTTTCGGCCCATTCTTCCCATTTGTGAGAAGTGGTTTTTAAGACCTCAGTAGCAAAAAGCTCAAAGAATTCTTCTTCAGTTCGCACATTGAACATATCAATAAAGCAAAAATGGACATCCGATCTCTCTTTTTCAACTTCTTTGGCCACCATTCTGACTAATGACGATTTCCCCCACCTTCGAGGAGAAATTAACATCGTATTGTTGCTGCCAAGTATGTTGTTTTTAAGGCGCTTTTTCTCTTCCTCCCTATTAATGAAACTTTGACCAATTGCAAGTTTCCCAAATATAAATGGTGAGTTCATAATTTTATGTTTACACAAATGTAATACAAAAAGGTATAATACAAAAAGGTATAACACCGTTTGGTATTGTATTTGGCTATTGTTTAGTCATCAGGAAGGTAACCCGTGAAATTAAAGCGTATTTTTATTGGAGGATTTCTTTATTGAAATACTATTATATACGACAGCAGAAATAATAACAAATCCCCCAATGATTGTTCTTAAATCAGGTATTTCAACAAAAAAGACGATTCCCAGAACAATTCCATATACAGGTTCAAGGCTTGCAACAATACTGGCTGTTTGTGCTTTTACCTTCTTTAAACCGTCAATAAAAAGTGTATGAGATACAGCAGTAAATACTACGCCCAATAATAGTAGCATGGATACAAGCTTGAAAGAAAATGTAAATGTCAGAAAAAACAGAAAGGGAAGAAGGAAAATTGTTGCTGCTGCATCCTCATAAAAAGCTATTTTTAGCGCAGTGTGTTTTTTAACGTAAGA is part of the Bacteroidota bacterium genome and encodes:
- a CDS encoding ATP-binding protein, with translation MNSPFIFGKLAIGQSFINREEEKKRLKNNILGSNNTMLISPRRWGKSSLVRMVAKEVEKERSDVHFCFIDMFNVRTEEEFFELFATEVLKTTSHKWEEWAENGKQFIRTLFPRFSFGIDPQNDFTISLDFKQLKKSANEILNLPEEIAKKKNIKIVVCIDEFQNISFFDEPLALQKKLRSVWQNQSETTYCLYGSKRHMMTDIFENKSMPFYKFGDTIFLNKIDEKYWLKYIPLQFKRTGKRINKKLAQQIAQISENHPYYVQLFSNIVWQKTDGNCTDEIVEFALNDLLLQSSILFQRETDNLSNTQVNFLKALVDGVEQFSSKETLSTYNLGSQGNIKKIKTALESKEVIDLWGSKIEFLDPIFKTWFETTYMK